In a single window of the Drosophila miranda strain MSH22 chromosome XL, D.miranda_PacBio2.1, whole genome shotgun sequence genome:
- the LOC108156467 gene encoding uncharacterized protein LOC108156467 → MINGLSVGGGQQQAAANTKAKSSGAAITLHFTYNNNNSSNINNISSRSNNNNYNNQDHISGHKMDHQMNNNQKESLSTKVLKIIESIRGGGGEAAEAATGKTATIVGTPKAVEDATGGSVGRGVASLNLLPMPIRRTSLLHQAISSTSAITKEKERPQQKTAKPPALALPLLSLTPQKKQPEPHQGHQPQRTEDQEHAFRLVEDVHNYAKLQDYSEDDGEDLLDDDEDNDDDDDDEEEQQMTVPMRVQQEVTRIQLEDTEEHVDVVTVPQQELVQQKLQLESTAVGSPNNETGDRRPEHHARRPMNAFLIFCKRHRAIVKERYKSLENRAITKILGDWWAALDEQEKHCFTDLAQQNKDAFFNANPNFKWYKLPAPPLRTLATRPGNAATPAIGGHLTDENPQNTQQQVQLQWERNELHAAPMTASLSAAKLLRGNFFKLADETQMGELSALLQAQVQEKECELQQVLSETSQFLSTHMPGGTKRPISQDSNSSNSSEEDVAGLGSSPSKKAKSSRSCKGKIYQELVNSGQLAAVAKKSKSRLNSGGHGVGFFGDAAVDAASPHSQAVRQQMDSLEVATSTSCKHPRSVSESSSSGGGGFDLEEKIKELTALSLDAYLQRKRSTKKKKKFTAGKKQRNSNSTSAGGAACGGGPATGAAGAGKAAANELVRKEAQRQAAVVGSQKRKARKESITRRDVSAIEQEVASILPLTINGCYYFDQTAAPDVEAKAANNSSLTLSTTSTSLSSSSSASPPLSSASSSSSSSSSSSQAAFDVTSTSDLLILAEVAANRTELTKSN, encoded by the exons ATGATCAACGGATTGAGTGTTGGCGGTGgtcagcagcaggcagcagcaaaTACGAAGGCGAAGTCAAGTGGTGCTGCTATAACATTGCACTTTacttacaacaacaacaacagcagcaataTCAACAAtatcagcagcaggagcaacaATAACAATTACAACAACCAAGACCATATTAGTGGCCATAAAATGGACCATCAAATGAACAACAATCAAAAGGAATCGCTGTCTACAAAGGTGCTCAAAATAATAGAAAGCATCagaggcggaggaggagaagcagcagaagcagcaactGGTAAAACTGCTACTATAGTAGGCACGCCAAAAGCAGTAGAAGACGCAACAGGTGGCAGCGTTGGTAGGGGAGTGGCCAGCTTAAATTTGCTGCCAATGCCCATACGGCGCACATCTTTGTTGCACCAAGCAATTTCGAGTACCTCAGCAATCACCAAAGAGAAGGAGCGTCCGCAGCAGAAAACAGCCAAGCCACCAGCCTTGGCTTTGCCTTTGTTGTCCCTGACGCCACAGAAAAAACAACCAGAGCCGCATCAGGGACATCAGCCACAGCGCACCGAAGACCAGGAGCACGCTTTTCGACTCGTCGAGGATGTGCACAACTATGCCAAGCTGCAGGACTACAGTGAAGACGATGGGGAAGACCTtctcgacgacgacgaggacaatgacgacgacgacgacgacgaagaGGAGCAACAGATGACAGTGCCGATGAGAGTGCAGCAGGAGGTAACGCGCATACAACTGGAGGACACCGAAGAGCATGTGGACGTGGTGACAGTGCCGCAGCAGGAACTGGTccagcagaaactgcagttAGAGTCTACAGCAGTTGGATCACCCAACAATGAGACGGGAGACAGAAGGCCAGAGCATCATGCCCGGCGACCGATGAATGCATTTCTCATCTTCTGCAAACGGCATCGGGCCATTGTCAAGGAGCGTTACAAGTCCCTGGAGAATCG AGCCATTACCAAAATACTCGGCGACTGGTGGGCAGCACTCGATGAACAGGAGAAACATTGCTTTACTGATTTGGCACAGCAG AACAAAGATGCGTTTTTCAATGCCAATCCAAATTTTAAGTGGTATAAATTGCCGGCTCCCCCCTTGCGCACACTGGCAACACGACCCGGCAATGCAGCGACCCCTGCAATCGGCGGCCACCTGACCGACGAGAACCCACAGAACACTCAGCAGCAAGTCCAGTTGCAGTGGGAGCGCAACGAGCTGCATGCGGCACCGATGACCGCTTCTCTCTCCGCCGCCAAGTTACTGCGAGGAAACTTTTTCAAGCTGGCCGACGAGACCCAGATGGGGGAACTGAGCGCCCTGCTGCAAGCACAGGTGCAGGAGAAGGAGTGTGAGCTGCAGCAGGTCCTGAGCGAAACCAGTCAGTTCCTGAGCACCCATATGCCTGGTGGCACCAAACGGCCGATTTCTCAGGACAGCAACTCGAGCAACTCTAGCGAGGAGGATGTGGCTGGCCTGGGATCATCCCCCAGCAAGAAGGCGAAGTCTTCCCGCTCCTGCAAGGGCAAAATCTACCAGGAGCTAGTAAACTCCGGCCAACTGGCAGCTGTGGCCAAGAAGAGCAAAAGCCGCCTGAATAGCGGCGGACACGGAGTCGGTTTCTTTGGAGACGCTGCCGTAGATGCCGCCAGTCCCCACTCGCAAGCAGTGCGCCAGCAGATGGACAGCCTGGAGGTAGCCACCAGCACGTCGTGCAAACACCCAAGAAGCGTCTCCGAGTCGAGCAGCAGTGGCGGCGGTGGCTTCGACCTGGAGGAGAAGATCAAAGAACTGACTGCGCTCAGTCTGGACGCCTACTTGCAGCGCAAGCGCAGCaccaagaaaaagaagaaattcACAGCTGGCAAGAAGCAGCGTAATTCCAACAGCACCAGTGCTGGGGGAGCAGCATGCGGAGGAGGACCAGCAACAGGTGCAGCTGGGGCAGGGAAAGCAGCGGCAAACGAGCTTGTCAGGAAGGAGGCCCAGCGGCAGGCAGCCGTTGTGGGCAGTCAGAAGCGCAAGGCTCGCAAGGAGAGCATCACACGTCGCGACGTAAGCGCCATTGAGCAGGAGGTGGCGTCTATTCTACCATTGACCATCAACGGGTGCTACTACTTCGACCAGACCGCCGCCCCGGATGTAGAAGCAAAGGCAGCAAACAACTCGTCCCTGACCCTGTCCACTACCTCCACTTCACtttcctcctcgtcctctGCGTCGCCGCCACTCTCCTCGgcctcctcgtcgtcgtcttcatcgtcgtcgtcctcgcaGGCAGCCTTCGATGTGACCTCTACATCTGATCTACTCATTCTGGCCGAAGTAGCCGCCAACCGCACAGAGCTGACCAAGTCCAACTAA
- the LOC108156511 gene encoding translation factor waclaw, mitochondrial gives MHKTLSIRWSLIQAVGIVHSHPARRCKGTVHWPWQGSYSWNWNKGFSTTNWVKNAAEASQSESSSGAVSELFQDTLLREFAKMPVERIRNFSIIAHVDHGKSTLADRLLELTGAISKNTGQHQVLDSLQVERERGITVKAQTASIYYKYKDELYLLNLIDTPGHVDFSNEVSRSLAACDGVILLVDACHGVQAQTVANYHLAKQRNLTVVPVLNKIDIKHANPDKVCHDMQLLFGIDPDQVLKVSAKLGTGVTQVLERVIEVIPAPRVERNSAFRALIFDSWFDKYRGALNLIYVLNGKLEQGQDIQSLATKKAYPVKSISVLRPFECGVASLSAGQVGLIACNMRNSKESIIGDTIHLKNQSVSAAGSYRPQQPLVFAGVFPVDQSKHVALRSAIEKMVLNDSAVTVKVDSSPALGQGWRLGFLGLLHMEVFCQRLEQEHGAEPIITAPSVTYRLVLGNPKMIRQQGTDTMDISNAALFPDPSSIREYYEPLVMGTIITPTEYVGQIIGLCVERRGLQQSSVNIDEARILMKYVLPLSEIILDFHDRLKSISSGYASFSYEDHGYHLTHLVRLDIHLNGKPVDELCRIVHSSKATGVARQMVHKLKDLIPKQMVQIAIQACVGSKVLARETIKAYRKDVTAKLYGGDVTRRMKLLKQQAEGKKKMRLFANIRVPHETFINVLKR, from the exons ATGCACAAGACTCTTTCAATCCGCTGGTCCCTTATCCAAGCGGTGGGCATTGTGCATTCCCATCCAGCCAGGCGGTGCAAAGGCACCGTCCATTGGCCATGGCAAGGATCCTACAGCTGGAACTGGAACAAGGGGTTCTCCACAACGAATTGGGTCAAGAACGCGGCGGAGGCATCGCAGTCGGAGTCGAGTTCTGGTGCGGTTTCGGAGTTGTTTCAGGATACACTATTGCGGGAGTTTGCTAAAATGCCGGTGGAGCGAATACGGAATTTTAGCATTATTGCACATgtggaccacggcaagagcaCCCTGGCCGATCGGTTGCTGGAGCTGACAGGGGCCATTTCGAAGAATACCGGCCAACACCAGGTGCTGGATAGCCTGCAAGTCGAGCGGGAACGCGGCATCACAGTGAAGGCGCAAACGGCCTCCATATACTACAAATATAAGGACGAGTTATACCTCCTGAACCTGATCGACACGCCCGGCCACGTGGACTTCTCCAATGAG GTTTCCCGCTCGCTGGCAGCCTGTGATGGGGTTATCCTGCTGGTGGATGCGTGCCATGGCGTCCAGGCCCAGACCGTAGCCAACTATCACCTGGCCAAGCAGCGGAATCTGACCGTGGTGCCGGTGCTAAACAAGATCGACATCAAACATGCCAATCCCGACAAGGTGTGCCACGACATGCAGCTGTTGTTCGGCATCGATCCCGACCAGGTACTCAAAGTGTCTGCCAAACTGGGAACAGGCGTTACCCAGGTCCTCGAGCGAGTTATCGAGGTTAtacctgcccccagagtggaACGGAACAGTGCGTTCCGTGCCCTGATCTTCGACAGCTGGTTCGACAAGTACCGCGGAGCTCTCAACCTCATCTACGTGCTCAACGGGAAGCTGGAGCAGGGACAAGACATTCAGTCGTTGGCCACCAAGAAGGCCTATCCCGTGAAGAGCATCTCCGTGCTACGTCCGTTTGAGTGCGGCGTGGCTAGCCTGTCCGCCGGCCAGGTGGGGCTCATCGCCTGCAACATGCGCAACAGCAAGGAGTCGATCATCGGGGACACAATCCACCTGAAAAACCAGTCAGTCAGCGCAGCAGGCAGCTACCGGCCCCAGCAGCCGCTTGTCTTCGCCGGCGTCTTCCCCGTGGACCAGTCCAAGCACGTGGCCCTGCGCAGTGCCATTGAAAAAATGGTGCTGAACGACTCGGCGGTGACCGTGAAGGTGGACTCGAGCCCGGCACTGGGCCAAGGCTGGCGGCTGGGCTTTCTCGGCCTGTTGCACATGGAGGTCTTCTGCCAAAGACTAGAGCAGGAGCATGGCGCGGAGCCGATTATTACGGCTCCGTCTGTTACGTACCGGCTGGTGCTGGGCAACCCCAAGATGATCCGTCAGCAGGGCACGGACACCATGGACATATCAAATGCGGCGCTCTTTCCCGACCCCAGCAGCATCCGGGAGTATTACGAACCCCTGGTCATGGGCACCATCATCACGCCCACCGAGTACGTCGGCCAAATCATCGGCCTATGCGTGGAAAGACGCGGACTGCAACAGAGCTCAGTGAACATTGATGAGGCGCGTATTCTGATGAAGTACGTCCTGCCGCTGAGCGAGATCATACTGGATTTCCACGATCGCCTCAAGTCGATCAGCTCCGGATACGCCAGCTTCAGCTACGAGGACCATGGCTATCATCTCACCCACCTGGTCCGGCTCGACATCCACCTGAACGGGAAGCCCGTCGACGAGCTTTGCCGCATCGTGCACAGCTCCAAGGCCACCGGCGTAGCCCGCCAAATGGTGCACAAGCTCAAGGATCTTATACCCAAGCAGATGGTGCAGATCGCGATTCAGGCCTGTGTCGGCAGCAAGGTGCTGGCCCGCGAGACTATCAAGGCTTACCGAAAGGACGTCACTGCCAAGCTCTACGGCGGCGATGTGACGCGTCGCATGAAGCTCCTGAAACAGCAGGCCGAGGGTAAAAAGAAGATGCGCCTCTTCGCCAACATCCGTGTGCCCCACGAGACGTTCATCAATGTTCTGAAACGCTAG